DNA sequence from the Ramlibacter agri genome:
TGGGTGCAGCAGGTGCTGCGCGACGGCCGCAAGATCGAGGAGTTCGCCGTCCGCGGCGCCGGGAAGTAAGCGAGCGCGCGCCTTTTCAGGCGCGCAGGTCGGCGGCTTCGGGCAGTTCCGCTTCGGCGGCGGAAGATGCGACCTTGCGATACAGCAGGTGGTACGCGAGGAAACAGGCCGCCAGGGCCGGCAGCAGGATTTCCCCATTCTTGGGGAAGAACACCGCCGGCAACACCGGGACCAGCGCGCAGAGCCACATCACCACCGACACCGACGCATTGCGCAGGTTGGGTTGCAGGTGCGCCAGCCGCGGCTGGATCACCTGCGTCGCCACCAGGCTGTGCAGGTGGTGGCGGTCGGCGGCGCCGGGCGACTGCCGCACCTTGCGGCGGCGGATGATGCTGTACATCACCTCGATGGTGGGATAGCCGCAGCACAGGACGCTGGCCCAGGGCGACACGCCTTCGTTGCGCGCCAGCAGTTCCACCGACAGCCACGCGAGCGCGAAGCCGGAGAAGTAAGCGCCGCCGTCGCCGAGGAACAGCTTGCCCCAGGGGAAGTTCACCAGCCAGAAGCCGGCGACCGCCGCCGCGACCAGCAGGGCCACCGCGGCCAGCGAGTAGTCGCCGACACCGGCGGCGATCATGGCAAGCGATCCCAGTGAGATCATGACGGTGCCGCTGGCCAGGCCGTGGAAGCCGTCGACGATGTTGATCGCGTTGGCCACGCCGCCCACGGCGAAGGCCGTGAAGAACAGGGCCACCGGCCAGAAAGACAGCAGGTAGTCGGCTGGCGCGAGGTCGACGCGCGTCAGCGCGACGCCGGTCATCCACACGGCCAGCGCACCGCTGGCCATGGTCACCACGAGGCGGTTGAACACGCTCACGCGCTTCGTGACGTCTTCCAGCAGGCCGATGAACAGCGCCGGCATGCCGGCGAGCAGCAGGGTGGTCAGCAGCTTGCGCGTGGCTTCGTCGGGGGCGCACACCCAGGCGAGCACCACCGCGATGTAGATCGCGATGCCGCCCACGCGAGGCGTGGGGTTCATGTGGAACTTCTGGATCGCGCCAGGATGGTCCATCGTCAGGTGGCCATGCTTGTGCGCGCTCAGGACCAGGGCCTGTGCCAGCGCAAAAGAGACCGCCACGGTGAGACTGATGGCAATGGGAGGACTGAACATCAGCACTTGGGCGCCCCTCTTAATTCCTTTTACTGCTCAGCTGGTAACAGAGTTCCCCGTTACCCCTACTCCTGGCACGGGTTGTGACAGGAGGTAGCACTTTATTGCAGAGGCAAGCCGGACGCAATACCTCGTTTGGGTGAAATGCTTACAGCTCACACCCTAACCATCACGCCGTCGGGAAATTTCGTCACGTGGCGCTGGCTACAGCACCACTTTTGTAGCAGTTCGCGTCAGCGCGTCTGTGTATAGGTGTACTGGCGGTAGCGATATCCGCCGTACTTGTAAGCGTAGCTGCCGTAGTGGCGGCGACTCAGGTCGAGCGCGTTGAGCAGCACGCCCGTCACGCCCTTGCCGGCGTGCGTGAGGCGCTTGGAGCACTCGTGGAGTTCGCCCATCTGGGTTTCGCCAGCCCGTGCGACCAGCAGCAGCGTGCCAGCGTGGGCAGCGATGGACGGCGTGTCCGCAGCCACCAGCACCGGAGGCGTGTCGATGATCACCAGGTCGTAACGCGGAGACAGGCTCTCCAGCGCCGCCGCCAGCGTGTTGCTGGTCATGATCTCCGCCGGGTTCGGCGGCAGCGTGCCGGTGGTGATCAGGTCCAGGTTGGGCAGCAGGTTCTTGCGCACCACTTCGTCCAGCGTCATCGAGCCGATCACCATTTCGGACAGGCCGCCCGCACGCGTGATCCCGAAGTACTGGTTCAAGTGGCCCTTGCGCAGGTCGGCGTCGATCAGCAGCACGCGCTTGCCGGTGCTGGCCAGCAGCGCCGCCAGGTTCGCCGACACGAAGCTCTTGCCGACGCCCGGGGTCGCGCCGGTGATGATGATGCGGTTGCTCGAGGCGTCCAGCATCGCGAACTGCAGCGCGGTGCGCAGGCTGCGCAGGCTTTCGATGGCGGCATCGTCGGGCGACGTCGCTGCCAGCAGGTGCAGGCCCGGCTGCTTTTCGGCCACCTTGCCAGCCAGCACCTGCTGCGTGTTGCTCAGCGGAATGGTGCTGTACACGTTCAGGTTGGTCTGGGCCTCGATCTCCTGCGCGCTGCGGATGCCGCGGAAGAAGGCGTTGCGCGCGACCGCGATCATCACGCCGCCGAGCAGGCCCAGCACGCCGGCGATGCCGATGATGCCAAGCCGGTTGGGCCCCACGGGCCGTTCGGGCAGCGTGGCTTCGTCGATCACGCGCACGTTACCGATCTTTCCTTCGCGAACAAGCTGCAACTGCAGCGCGCTGTTCTGAAGTTGCTGGTACAAGTCCGTCGTCAGCTTGACGTCGCGACCCAGGCGCAGCGCGTCCTGCTGCACCGTCGGCATCTGCTGGATATGCGAATTCAGGCGGGAGATTTCGGCCTGCCAGGCGCGGATCTGCGCGTCCAGCGTCTGCACTGCCGGATGTTCTGGCGTGAAGCGGCTGATCAGCTCGCGGCGCTTCTGCTCCGCTTCCACCAGCTTGCCCTGCAGGTCGGCGCTCTGCCCGAGGACCTGCTTGGCTTCCTCGTCCAGCGCGATCGTGCCCTGCTGGTTGCGATAGCGGCTGTACTGGTCTTCGGCCTGGTTCATCTGCCGCTTGAACTGCGGCATCTGCGTATCGAGGAAGGCCAGCGTCTTGCCGGCTTCCGCCGCCTTGCGGTCGGTGTTCTGGCGGACGTACTGGCGGCCGATCTCGTTCAGGATCAACTTCAGCTGGTCCGGGTCCGCACCGCGCAGGGTCGCCTCGATCACGCCGGACTGGCGGCCCTTTTCGGCGAGCCGCAGCTTTTCCTGCAGGTCCTCGATCGCGGACAGCCGCGACCGGCGCACCAGGTCGAACTGCGCGCCGGCCTTGGCCCGCAGGTCGGTCACCAGCAATTGCAGCGGACCATCGGAAGTGTTGGCCTTCAGGGGCGTGCCGACCACGCCGCGCCACGACTGTTCGGAATCGAGGTGCTGCAGCACGTACTGGCCGCCCTCGAGGGCCGTCAGCCGGAAGCGCTTGCCTTCCATCGCGCGCGGCACGTCGAACGACGGCACGGTGATGGATTCGGTGCCGGTCACGTAGCCGGGAAGGCCCAGGAAGCCGGGCGAGGACAGTTCCTCCGAATGGCGTGCGATCGCGGCGCCGAAGACCGGCAGGTAGCGCGGCCTGGCTTCGATGTACAGCCTGGCGCTGTCCACGGCCTGGCCGATGACCAGGCGTGAGCGCAGGATTTCGAGTTCCGCGGAAGTCGCCGTCTTGGTGTCGACCAGGCCCGCGGCCTGCCCGATCAGGTCCTTGACGTTGCCATCGGTGTCTTCGACCTGCACCAGCGTGTTTGCTTCATACACCGGAGAGGCGAGCAAGGCGTACGTGCCCCCCAGGCCGACGGCGAGTGCGAACAGCGTCCCGATCAGGCGCCGGTTGTCGAGGATGATGTCCCAGTACTCGACCAGGTTCAGGCCGTCTTCCTCCTCGGGAGCGGCGGCTGCTGCTGGCGCGAGCAGTTCGGATTGCAGCGGGTGCGGAGCATTCATGGTGATGCGCTTCAGAGTCTCTGGATGCGTCGCAGCCAGTGCTGGATACCGACGTCGAGAATGGTAAGGCTGTTGCGGAAGGCCTGCATCGGCTGTCGGTAGGGGTCCGGCACGTCCAGGTCGGTGTATTCCCCCATGCGGAACACCTTGCCCCTGGCTTCCGGGTACTGCTCCAGCAGGCGCTTGCGCTGCTCGGCGTCCATCACCAGGACCATGTCTGCATCCTGGCAGATCGCCCGGGTGACCTGCAGCGCCCGGTGGCCGGTGATGTCCAGGCCGCGTTCGCGCATCAGCTCGACCGCGGCCTTGTCGGCCGGGCTGCCGACCAGCGCGTTCAAGCCGGCGGATTGGACCCGGACGTCCGGCAGTCCCCTGGCGAGCAGGGCCGCGCCCATCGGGCTGCGGCAGATGTTGCCCTCGCAGAGGACCAGGATGCCCTTCATGGCGAAATGATGTTGCGTCCCAGGTTCGCCGCCTGGGCGCTGGGGAGGATCAGGCTGATGATGCGGTTCCACTGCACCAGCGGAACGGGGTCGACATACACCACGTCGCGCGGCCGCAGCGAGAAGGTCTCGGCGAGCGCGAGCGCGCTCGGGTTGCCGGCGTTCAGGTGGAAGATGGACGGCGAACCCGCGGCTCCGTTGCGGATGACGTAGATCTGGCTGGTGTTCGACGTATTGAGGTTCGGGCCGCCGGCCTCGCCCAGGGCCTGGTTCAGCGTCAGGCGGCCGTTGATCATCGGCAGGGCGGAGGGCTTGAGGATTTCGCCCATCACGTACACCTTGTTCTCGTCCCGGTTGTGCACCGTCACGAGGTCGCCGCCCTGCAGCAGGATACGGTTGGCGTTGACACCCAGTTCCTGCAGCCGCATCAGGTCGATCACCGTGGTGGCGTTGTCGCGGGTGAGGGTGACGAAGGAGCGGTCGCCGGTGGCCGTGATGCCGCCGGCCCGGTTGATGCCCTCCATCAGGGTCATGGGCACGTCGGTGAAGATCTGCGCCCCGGGCACGCGCACTTCGCCTTCGACATAGGCGCGGCGGCTGCGGAACGAGGAGATGCGGACGGTGACCTGCGGGTCCTTGATGACGCGCTTGATCCGGCTCGCGATCAGCTCGGCTGCCTGCGTTTCGGTCAGGCCGCCGATCTTCACGCGTCCCGCATAGGGATAGAAGATGTAACCGTCGGCGTCCACGATGAAGCCGGGGGCGCCGCTGATGCCGGTGGGGTCCGCGTTCTGCGCAATCACCTGGCCGCCCAGCGGCAGCAGTTCGGGATGGTCATAGACCACGACGCCGACGATATCGCTGGTCCCGATCGTGTAGGCCTTCGGTTCCGCGAAGAGGCGGGCAACTTCCGGCGCGACGGCCCGGGGCAGGGCGGCATATTGCGCCTGCACGAGCGCCGGGCTGATGGGCGTGACCACGCCGGCCGGCGGGTTGTCGGCATCGGACGGGACGTACTGGCCCAGGGTGACGCTGCTGCGCGAGCCAGATTCGACATAGTCGAATCCGGGCGTGGTGACCACGGCGCAACCATGCAGCAGCACGGCTGCTGCGGCGAGCATCAACTGGAGGGCAGGGCGAAGCTGACGCTTGCCCTTAGTGTTCTGGTTCATGGTGCGAGTCGAAGACTGTAACTTAAGGCCACGCGCGGCCCAGCGCTCCTGCTGGGCCAAAAATGTCAATATGTGGAATGGTTCCCACAAACCGCATCAGCGTGCGGCGTCGCGGATACGCCTGATATTGTCCTCAAAGTACAGCAGGCTGGCGCGGTCGGAGTTGTGCATGGCTTCCAGGGTGGGCGTGGGCGGTTGCACGCCGCGGCCGGTGACCACCGCGTTGTTGGAGCCGCCGATCAGGCTTTCGACGGCATGCGAGAAGCGCGGAGTGCCCGTCAGCTGCAGCTCTGAAGGGTTCATGTCCTTGCGGGGGCCGATCGGGATCGAGAACTCGATGCCGGCGAAGCTGCGGGTGAGGGAACTCACCTGCGTACGCCGCCAGTAAAGCTGCACGGCGACGTCGCTGAACCACTGGCGCACGCCCAGTTGCAGCCCGCGGTCGTTGTTCATGAACTGGCCCCCGGTCGCTTCCAGGTAGGTCCGGGTCGGCGCCACGTTGTAGCGATAACCGAGGAGCAGCGGGCGGGCGGACTTGGGTTCGTTCGGGACGGCGTGATAGTCCGCGTTGTCGAACACCCCGCCTTGCAGGTTGACCCGATGGCGGCCGTCGCCCGGCTCCCAGCGCAGCGCGCCGTAGACGCCGTCGAAGTGGTTGCCCACGCGGCCGACCGTGCCCTGCGCGGTGACGGCGGCCAGGCCCCAGCGGCGGATGGCCAGGTCGTCACCCGGCGCGAACCAGCGCTCCAGCGGCACCCGCACCGTCTGCGTGAAGGCGAGGCGTTCGGTGCCATTGCGAATGGCGCGCGATTCGAGCAGGCCGCCGGAACCGAAATCATTGGAGTGCGCCAGCTCCTGCTGCACGCGCCATTCGAAATCGGCGCCTGGCCACAGCGGCTGGCGGAAGCCGACGTTGATGCCTGCGGAGTAGTCCAGCACGCCGACTTCGGTGCCCACGGTCGTGCGCAACACCGGCGACAGCGAGATGCGCAGCGTCTTCCAGCTCGGTTGCAGTCCGCTCACCACCCAGTTCGCGCCTTCCTCGAGCCGGTCGAGCGCCATCGTGCCGGGCGTCGACAGCTCGCCGCCGGCGCAGGTGTTCGTGCCCTGGATCCACTGGCGCAGGCAATCGGCCTGGCCGGTCACCGCCACCAGCGGCAGCTGCCGTTGCGTGATCACCAGGCGATAGGCGACGCGGTCGTCGCCGAGCTCACGCGCCACGGCGCCGAGCGCGGCGCCGATCGCATCCGCCGAATTCCAGTTGTAGGTGGCGTTGTTGGCGCGGATGGCGATGCTGCCATCGGCCATCCGGCCGACCGAGATGTCTTCCAGGCCCTTGGCGCGCAGCGCCTGCGCGAGGGCTTCGAGCCGCTCGTTGCCGATCGGTTGCGCTGGCGGAAGCGGCTCCGCGGCGCGTTGCGCCGGCACGGAGGCTCCTCCATTTGGAGTAGGCGCCGCTGGCGCGGGCAGCGTGCGGGCCTCGTAGACGGGCAGCGGCTTCTGCGCATCGGCGAGCGCGGGCGCCGGCGCTTGCGCGCCTGCGGCAGGCAGCGAAGGCACCTTGTAGAGCGGGATCGAGACCCCGGCGCTCCACCAATTGCGTTCGGTGAACTTGGTGTCGTTCAGGGCCAGGTTCGCGCCGATGTAGGCTGACCAGCCTTCCGGCAGCCATTGCTTCGGCGCGAACAGGCGCACGCCGGCAAAGGAGCTGCCGTCGGTGTATTCCAGCTGGCCGCGCACCCAGGGCAGCGGCTGCCACGCCGCGGACGCGAACGGGCCATCGAGCGGCGAGCGCGGACGGTTCCCGCCGGAGGTCGATCGCTTCGCGAGGCCGGCGCTGGCTTCGTACGAACCCGCATCAAAAGTCAGAACACCGTAATAGCTGCGGAAATTGGTTGCAGCGCCACCGACGTCGGTTGCCCCGAGCCCGAGGCGAAAACGGTTGCGTGCATCGATGCCGATCGCAAACTTGCCGGAAGCTGACAGGTCGCGGACGCCATGACAGACGTTGACGAAGCAATTGTCCGGATTCGAATTCGCGGCGAGCCGTCCACTGAACTCGAAGTTGGGGAACATGCCGAAGCCCGCGACGTAGTTGCTCCCGTGGGTACTGGGTTGCGCGCCCGGCAATTGGTTGTCGTAAGCGAATTCGAAGCGCCCCCAGTCGAGAAGGCGTGCGTTCGGCGTGATACCCAATCCGGTGTAGCCGGCCTGCGTCATCGTGGTGTCCACGGCGCTCGCGGAGCAGGAAACCAACGCGGCGGTGAGGGCGAAGACGTGGTGCTTGTTCGGGTTCATGAAGCAGTAATTCGGCGGCCGCATTGTGCCAGCTTGTTTACGAGCGGTTGCATTTCTTGTACCCTCGCGTCTCAAAGTGTTCGACCGTGCAAACCCCTGAGAGAGGTATCCCAATGAAGAAACGTCTGCTCCTCATCGCAGCCCTGTTCACCGCCACGATTCTTGCTGCCTGCGGGGGTGGGGGCGGAGATGAAACGCTCAACACCGCCTCGAGCAATCTGAGCACCAACGTGACGGCCAGCAATGCTGCCGCAATCCAGGGTCTGCCCTTCACGTTTGCCTCCGGCGTGCCGGACTTCGGCACCTCGCAAACCACCACGGTCACGGTCACGGGCACCTCCGGGACCGACACGTTCGCTGTCAGTTCCGGTGGCAACACCGCGTCCGGCCAGCTGAATTACGGCTCGTGCATCTTCAAGTTCACGGCTTCGACCTTCCCGGTGGGCAGCCCGCTCGCGGTCGGCAACACCATCACGATCGCGAACTGCCACTTCACCGCCAACACGAAGGGCACGACGGCCACCGGCCTCGCGGTCCAGCGTGTCGCGACACTGGTGCTGAACAGCGCCACCTCCGGCGGCGTCACGGTCACCGTCATGGTCAATGGCGACGGCTCCGTGACCGTCAACGGCGTCGGCGCCGGCTCGGTCACCCTGACCCCGCTCACCGGCAGCGCCATCTGATCCGGCTTCGGCCATGAGGAGAGCCCGCGCATCGCGCGGGCTTTTTTCTTTGGCGTTTCAGCCGGGGTGCTGCTTCGTGTCCTTGGAGAAGTCCTTGAGCGTGGACGTCATCCAGCGCTTGACTTCGACCACGTCCTTGCGGGCGAGCACGTTCTGGCGGCACTGGTTGCAGTAGTAGTGGCGCAGCGGCGGCAGCAGCAGCCGCATCCACAGCTTGCGCGGCACGCGCTCGAGTTCAGCGAACTCGCAGTCGGCGCACGCGCCACGAAGAATCTTCATCGCTGTTCCCCTCGGCCCCGCGCAGGGGCCGCGTTCCTTCCTGCGGCACTGTACGCCGCCGTCAGGAAGTCGACAGCGTGAGCCGACGGCTGGCGCGCCGCGCTGTTGCGCAAGCGGCGGGCCAGGGGAATTGCTTGGTGCCGGAGGCCGGAATCGAACCGGCACGGTGTTGCCACCGGCAGATTTTGAATCTGCTGCGTCTACCGATTTCGCCACTCCGGCAGCGAGGGAGGGGAGCCCGAAATTATGGCACAGTGCAGCCATGAACTACCCCACCATCGAGGATGCGATCGGCCGCACGCCGCTCGTGGCGCTGCAGCGCATCGGTGCGGCGGAGAACGCGCGCCGCGGCAACGTGATCCTCGCCAAGCTCGAAGGCAACAACCCGGCCGGTTCGGTGAAGGACCGCCCGGCGCTGTCCATGATCAAGCGCGCCGAGGAGCGCGGCGAGATCAAGCCGGGCGATACGCTGATCGAGGCGACTTCCGGCAACACCGGCATCGCGCTGGCGATGGCCGCGGCCGTGCGCGGCTACCGCATGGTCCTGATCATGCCGGAGGACCTCTCCATCGAGCGCGCGCGGACCATGAAGGCCTTCGGCGCCGAACTGGTGCTCACCCCCAAGAGCGGCGGCATGGAATACGCGCGCGACCTGGCCGAGAACATGCAGCGCGAAGGCAAGGGCCGCGTGCTCGACCAGTTCGCCAACCCCGACAACCCGCGCATCCACTACGAGACCACCGGCCCCGAGCTGTGGGAGCAGACCGGCGGGCGCATCACGCACTTCGTGAGCGCGATGGGCACCACGGGTACCATCACCGGCGTGTCGCGCTTCCTGAAGGAAAAGAACCCGAAGGTTCGCATCGTCGGCGCGCAACCCAACGAAGGTTCGCGCATCCCGGGCATCCGCAAGTGGCCGCAGGAATACCTGCCGAAGATCTACGACCCGAGCACGGTGGATGAACTGGTCTACGTGGGCCAGGACGACGCCGAGGAGATGTGCCGGCGCATGGCGCGCGAGGAAGGCATCTTCGGCGGCATCTCGGCGGCCGGCGCGCTGTGGGTCGCGCAGCAGATCTCGAACCAGGTGGAGAACGCCACCATCGTGTTCGTGGTCTGCGACCGCGGCGACCGCTACCTTTCGACGGGCGTGTTTCCGGCGTGAGCGATTACCGGTTCTGTCCGCAATGCGCGGCGCCGCTGGCACGGGTCGCGCAGATGGAAGACGGCGGCGAGAAGCAGCGCCTGCGCTGCCCCGCCTGCGGCTGGACGCACTGGAACAACCCGACCCCCGTGCTGGCGGCAGTGATCCAGTACGACGACCGCATCCTGCTCGCGCGCAACGCGGCCTGGACCCACAAGATGTACGCGCTGATCACCGGCTTCATGGAAGCCGGCGAGACGCCGCAGGAGGGCATCGCGCGCGAGATCGCCGAGGAGACCAGCCTGCAGGCCGAGGAACTGAACCTGATCGGCGTCTACGACTTCCAGCGCATGAACCAGGTGATCATCGCCTACCACGCGCGCTGCAGCGGCGCGGTGAGGCTCTCGCCGGAGCTCGTAGACTACAAGCTGTTTGCCTATGACCAGGTGCGCTGCTGGCCCGCCGGCACCGGCTACGCGCTGGCGGACTGGCTGCGCAGCCGGGGCCACCAGCCGCAGTTCATGGACCTGCCGCCCCGCACCTGAGGAGACGCCATGACATACGACAAGGAAATCGACACGCGCGGCCTCAACTGCCCCCTGCCCATCCTGAAGGCCAAGAAGGCGCTGACGGACATGCAGAGCGGCCAGCTGTTGAAGGTCATCTCCACCGACGGCGGCTCGCTGCGCGACTTCCAGGCCTTCTCCAAGCAGACCGGCAACGAACTCGTCGAACAGCAGACCGTGGGCGGCGAGTTCGTCCACGTGCTGCGCCGGCGCTGATCCGGTCGTGGACCCGAACGCGGATGAGGCCCTCGTCACGCTGCACAACGCCGGCGGCGACGAGGCCACCATCAGCCTGCACGGTGCCCAGCTGCTGTCCTGGAAGGCGGCGGGCCGGGAACAGATCTACTGGAGCCCGCTCTCGCGGCCTGCTGCCGACCGCGCGGTGCGGGGCGGCGTGCCGGTCTGCTTCCCCCAGTTTGGCGAGCGTGGGCCATTGCCGCGACATGGCCTGGTGCGGACGCGGCGCTGGGAGATGGCGTCCTTTCCCGCGCCGCATGCGCGCATCGCCGAAGGGCGCTGGCAGTTCGATGGCCTGCCGGCCACCTTGGGCTGGCCGCATCCCTTCCGGCTCGTGCTGGTCGTGCGCCTGGGGCCGCGCTGGCTGGAGCTGGCGCTGGAGGCGCACAACACCGGACCCCAGCCCTTGGACTTCACGGCGGCGCTGCACACCTACCTGGCGGTCGATGACGTACGGCAGGCTTCGCTCACAGGCCTCCAGGGGCTGGCCTACGAAGACGCCCTCGATGGCAACACGTTGAAGACCGAAAAGGCCCCCGCGCTGCGCGTCGACGGCGAAATCGACCGGGTCTATCGCGGCGTCCCGCCGGCGCTGGAACTACGTGACGGCAACGGCTTGCGCCGCCTGCACCAGCAGGGATTCGCCGATGCGGTGGTCTGGAATCCGGGGCTGCCGCGCGATGCGCGCTTCGCGGACATGCCGCCGCAGGACTGGACGCGCATGCTGTGCATCGAAGCCGCGGCCATCGAGAATCCGGTTTCGCTGCAGCCCGGCGCTGTGTGGCGCGGCAGGCAGCGCATCGAGCTGCCGGACGCGGACGGCTTCGAGCCCGCGTCTTGAGCCTCAGGGCTTCAGGCCCTGCAGGTAGGCGCGGAAGGCGGGGCCCACCTCCGGGTGCTTCAGCGCGAATTCCACGGTCGCTTCCAGGAAGCCTTCCTTGCTGCCGCAGTCGTAGCGCTTGCCCTGGTAGCGGAAGGCGTGCACGCCTTCGGTGCCGATCAGCTGCGCGATGCCGTCGGTGAGCTGGATCTCGCCGCCGCTGCCGCGCGGCTGGTTGCGGATGCGCGAGAACACCGCCGGCGTGAGGATGTAGCGGCCCGCGACGCCCAGGCGGGAAGGCGCCTTGTCCGGCGCCGGCTTCTCTACCATCTCGCGCACCTTGACCAGCCGGTCGTCGACCGTGTCGCCCGCCACGATGCCGTAGCGGCGCACGTGCTCCAGCGGCACTTCCTGCACCGCCAGCAGCGAAGTCGGGGTCTGCTGGAACTGCTTCACCATCTGCGCCAGCACGCCGGCGCCGCCCTCCGGCCCGCACATCAGGTCGTCGGCCAGGAGTACTGCGAAAGGTTCATTTCCGACCAGCGCCTCGGCACACAGCACCGCGTGGCCCAGGCCCAGCGAACGCGGCTGGCGCACATAGGAGCAGTCCATGTCGGCCGGCGCCAGCGAGCGCACCAGGTCCAGCAACTGCTGCTTACCGCTGGCTTCGAGCTCGGTTTCGAGCTCGTAGGCCGTGTCGAAGTGGTCCTCGATGGCGCGCTTGTTGCGTCCGGTCACGAAGATCATGTGCCGGATGCCGGCTTCATAGGCTTCTTCGACCGCGTACTGGATCAGGGGCTTGTCCACCACCGGCAGCATTTCCTTGGGCTGCGCCTTGGTGGCCGGGAGGAATCGCGTGCCGAGGCCGGCGACGGGAAAAACTGCCTTCTGGATCTGCGTGAACAATTTCGTGGACCGCCTTGAAAGGATTCTTTACAGTTTGCCGCACATGCCGGCAAGCTCCGGATTTTCGCGCACACGCGCCCGGCATGGTTGCCAGACAAGGACGCGCCTTGGAAATCTTACTGCTTGAGAGACTGGCCCCCGACGCCCAGGCTTGGCTGGAAGAACGCCATGCCGTGTCCCTGCGGCCTGACTTGGCTGATGCCGATACGGCCGCACTGCGCCGCGCGGTCTACAAGGCGCAGGCCGTGGTGCTCTCGCGCAAGGCGCTGGTCACGCGCGAATTCCTCGATTTCGCGCCGATGTTGAAGGCGGTGGCGCGCCTGCACGTGAGC
Encoded proteins:
- a CDS encoding MraY family glycosyltransferase; the encoded protein is MFSPPIAISLTVAVSFALAQALVLSAHKHGHLTMDHPGAIQKFHMNPTPRVGGIAIYIAVVLAWVCAPDEATRKLLTTLLLAGMPALFIGLLEDVTKRVSVFNRLVVTMASGALAVWMTGVALTRVDLAPADYLLSFWPVALFFTAFAVGGVANAINIVDGFHGLASGTVMISLGSLAMIAAGVGDYSLAAVALLVAAAVAGFWLVNFPWGKLFLGDGGAYFSGFALAWLSVELLARNEGVSPWASVLCCGYPTIEVMYSIIRRRKVRQSPGAADRHHLHSLVATQVIQPRLAHLQPNLRNASVSVVMWLCALVPVLPAVFFPKNGEILLPALAACFLAYHLLYRKVASSAAEAELPEAADLRA
- a CDS encoding polysaccharide biosynthesis tyrosine autokinase → MNAPHPLQSELLAPAAAAAPEEEDGLNLVEYWDIILDNRRLIGTLFALAVGLGGTYALLASPVYEANTLVQVEDTDGNVKDLIGQAAGLVDTKTATSAELEILRSRLVIGQAVDSARLYIEARPRYLPVFGAAIARHSEELSSPGFLGLPGYVTGTESITVPSFDVPRAMEGKRFRLTALEGGQYVLQHLDSEQSWRGVVGTPLKANTSDGPLQLLVTDLRAKAGAQFDLVRRSRLSAIEDLQEKLRLAEKGRQSGVIEATLRGADPDQLKLILNEIGRQYVRQNTDRKAAEAGKTLAFLDTQMPQFKRQMNQAEDQYSRYRNQQGTIALDEEAKQVLGQSADLQGKLVEAEQKRRELISRFTPEHPAVQTLDAQIRAWQAEISRLNSHIQQMPTVQQDALRLGRDVKLTTDLYQQLQNSALQLQLVREGKIGNVRVIDEATLPERPVGPNRLGIIGIAGVLGLLGGVMIAVARNAFFRGIRSAQEIEAQTNLNVYSTIPLSNTQQVLAGKVAEKQPGLHLLAATSPDDAAIESLRSLRTALQFAMLDASSNRIIITGATPGVGKSFVSANLAALLASTGKRVLLIDADLRKGHLNQYFGITRAGGLSEMVIGSMTLDEVVRKNLLPNLDLITTGTLPPNPAEIMTSNTLAAALESLSPRYDLVIIDTPPVLVAADTPSIAAHAGTLLLVARAGETQMGELHECSKRLTHAGKGVTGVLLNALDLSRRHYGSYAYKYGGYRYRQYTYTQTR
- a CDS encoding low molecular weight protein-tyrosine-phosphatase codes for the protein MKGILVLCEGNICRSPMGAALLARGLPDVRVQSAGLNALVGSPADKAAVELMRERGLDITGHRALQVTRAICQDADMVLVMDAEQRKRLLEQYPEARGKVFRMGEYTDLDVPDPYRQPMQAFRNSLTILDVGIQHWLRRIQRL
- a CDS encoding polysaccharide biosynthesis/export family protein, producing the protein MNQNTKGKRQLRPALQLMLAAAAVLLHGCAVVTTPGFDYVESGSRSSVTLGQYVPSDADNPPAGVVTPISPALVQAQYAALPRAVAPEVARLFAEPKAYTIGTSDIVGVVVYDHPELLPLGGQVIAQNADPTGISGAPGFIVDADGYIFYPYAGRVKIGGLTETQAAELIASRIKRVIKDPQVTVRISSFRSRRAYVEGEVRVPGAQIFTDVPMTLMEGINRAGGITATGDRSFVTLTRDNATTVIDLMRLQELGVNANRILLQGGDLVTVHNRDENKVYVMGEILKPSALPMINGRLTLNQALGEAGGPNLNTSNTSQIYVIRNGAAGSPSIFHLNAGNPSALALAETFSLRPRDVVYVDPVPLVQWNRIISLILPSAQAANLGRNIISP
- a CDS encoding YjbH domain-containing protein is translated as MNPNKHHVFALTAALVSCSASAVDTTMTQAGYTGLGITPNARLLDWGRFEFAYDNQLPGAQPSTHGSNYVAGFGMFPNFEFSGRLAANSNPDNCFVNVCHGVRDLSASGKFAIGIDARNRFRLGLGATDVGGAATNFRSYYGVLTFDAGSYEASAGLAKRSTSGGNRPRSPLDGPFASAAWQPLPWVRGQLEYTDGSSFAGVRLFAPKQWLPEGWSAYIGANLALNDTKFTERNWWSAGVSIPLYKVPSLPAAGAQAPAPALADAQKPLPVYEARTLPAPAAPTPNGGASVPAQRAAEPLPPAQPIGNERLEALAQALRAKGLEDISVGRMADGSIAIRANNATYNWNSADAIGAALGAVARELGDDRVAYRLVITQRQLPLVAVTGQADCLRQWIQGTNTCAGGELSTPGTMALDRLEEGANWVVSGLQPSWKTLRISLSPVLRTTVGTEVGVLDYSAGINVGFRQPLWPGADFEWRVQQELAHSNDFGSGGLLESRAIRNGTERLAFTQTVRVPLERWFAPGDDLAIRRWGLAAVTAQGTVGRVGNHFDGVYGALRWEPGDGRHRVNLQGGVFDNADYHAVPNEPKSARPLLLGYRYNVAPTRTYLEATGGQFMNNDRGLQLGVRQWFSDVAVQLYWRRTQVSSLTRSFAGIEFSIPIGPRKDMNPSELQLTGTPRFSHAVESLIGGSNNAVVTGRGVQPPTPTLEAMHNSDRASLLYFEDNIRRIRDAAR
- the cysM gene encoding cysteine synthase CysM, which produces MNYPTIEDAIGRTPLVALQRIGAAENARRGNVILAKLEGNNPAGSVKDRPALSMIKRAEERGEIKPGDTLIEATSGNTGIALAMAAAVRGYRMVLIMPEDLSIERARTMKAFGAELVLTPKSGGMEYARDLAENMQREGKGRVLDQFANPDNPRIHYETTGPELWEQTGGRITHFVSAMGTTGTITGVSRFLKEKNPKVRIVGAQPNEGSRIPGIRKWPQEYLPKIYDPSTVDELVYVGQDDAEEMCRRMAREEGIFGGISAAGALWVAQQISNQVENATIVFVVCDRGDRYLSTGVFPA
- a CDS encoding NUDIX domain-containing protein; translation: MSDYRFCPQCAAPLARVAQMEDGGEKQRLRCPACGWTHWNNPTPVLAAVIQYDDRILLARNAAWTHKMYALITGFMEAGETPQEGIAREIAEETSLQAEELNLIGVYDFQRMNQVIIAYHARCSGAVRLSPELVDYKLFAYDQVRCWPAGTGYALADWLRSRGHQPQFMDLPPRT
- a CDS encoding sulfurtransferase TusA family protein → MTYDKEIDTRGLNCPLPILKAKKALTDMQSGQLLKVISTDGGSLRDFQAFSKQTGNELVEQQTVGGEFVHVLRRR